From Pantoea sp. Ep11b, the proteins below share one genomic window:
- the speG gene encoding spermidine N1-acetyltransferase: MTVKLRPLEREDLHFVHQLDNNASVMRYWFEEPYEAFVELSDLYNKHIHDQTERRFVVEHSGQKAGLVELVEINHVHRRAEFQIIIDPAHQGKGLATQAAKLAMDYGFSVLNLYKLYLIVDQENEKAIHIYTKLGFGIEGVLKHEFFINGEYRNTIRMCIFQHQYLEHHKTPGGMVKPTAQ; this comes from the coding sequence ATGACGGTAAAACTGCGTCCGCTGGAGCGGGAAGATCTGCACTTTGTCCACCAGCTCGATAACAACGCCAGCGTGATGCGTTACTGGTTTGAGGAGCCCTATGAGGCCTTTGTGGAGCTGTCCGACCTCTACAACAAGCATATTCACGATCAGACCGAACGGCGCTTTGTGGTGGAGCACAGCGGGCAGAAGGCGGGATTAGTGGAGCTGGTCGAGATTAACCATGTGCATCGTCGCGCCGAGTTTCAGATCATTATCGACCCGGCGCATCAGGGCAAAGGGCTGGCCACGCAGGCAGCGAAGCTGGCGATGGATTACGGCTTCTCGGTGCTTAATCTCTATAAGCTCTACCTGATTGTCGATCAGGAGAACGAGAAAGCGATCCACATCTACACCAAGCTCGGCTTCGGGATTGAAGGCGTGCTGAAGCATGAGTTCTTTATTAACGGGGAGTATCGCAACACCATACGCATGTGCATTTTCCAGCATCAGTATCTGGAGCACCACAAAACGCCAGGCGGAATGGTGAAGCCTACCGCACAGTAA